The DNA window GCTGTATCACGCTCTTCACAGAAAGATATCACCCAACAATGCGTGTATACAAAGAGCGGCTGAAATACAGAGTGTGAGAGCGGCAACCAGCGCGACAGCAGACTCACAACTCAATGAAAAgtactgtctggagctggtcaGGTGGGTCTGACTGCATGCACTGCTAACAACACAAGCTAGCTAAAGTTAAATTAATctacatttacagtttaattCACGGCAAGATACTTTCTGATATGTCCCGCCCATAGTTTAAAGAGATGAAGTAATCCTATAAAAGGGTAACCTACACATTTTGAAGTAAAACGTTTAAAGTTTTGTAGGGAGACAACTCCTCGCCAGACTCCATTCAAATATCCGGAATACATGTAACGTTAGACATCGCAAGAATTCACAacactaaaaatatattttgaaaactCGGTATGCTctctaaatattttgtgttcagTTCGGCTCATTTTAGCTGATCAATAAGCACGTTTTTAAATGTAGTGTCTACTTTTAAACACTTGAAATTAGTCCACTAcgaatttttttctgtcattattCCATAATAATTGACACAAACAATCGCCATAATGAAATTTGTTTTACAGctcttgaaatgtgttttggagaAAGATGTGCAGTTTATTATTATGCATATAAGATCTACTTGGGAAATGtgttgaaacaaaaacagctgttttgttaaaagctgttgtttttagTGTGAACATGTTTAGGTTAAATTCAAATTTTTCATCTCTTGGTTTTTTACCTTttaccttttttgtttgtttgaaaaatattgTATGGGGCCACTTACCTTTGTGCCTCTGAACTTACCTTTTTTAAGCTCAGGCAAAGTTAAAATTAgtatggggaaaaaatgtcGTCGAAGACATTTCGCAGAAGCAGCAAAGTAGGGACAGGTTTTGATAtgaagttttgaaaatgaagaatgGCATCAACTGCATCACCTCAGgctgtcctccctctctctcctcttcctcctaagGTCTAGAGACTATGACGGCTTCgtgtcctccctcctccttccagAGGAGGCGCGGCGCTCCTCTTTGGCTCTGAGAGCCTTTAATGTGGAGCTGGCACAGGCAGGTATTCCTACAGCCAGGCTGGATGGGGAATGATCACTGATAATACTGCTGTTATTACTACTACTCTATATAGTAGTCTAATTTCTGATCCCAGTCCTTTTCAAACTAGCTTGTCAAGCAGGTGCCTTCCTATATTTGTTTCTCCACAAGGTGAAGGACTCCATTTCCCAGAAGACCATTGGTCTGATGCGAATGCAGTTCTGGAAGACGGCCATAGAAGATATCTACAGAGACGAGCCTCCCAACCAGCCAGTCAGCGCCGAGCTGTGGAGGGTAAATGTCAACCTACAGAACATCCAATCACATGAAATGTTGACAGAAGCTTACTAACACAAGCAAAGGTTGTTAGGATGTGTCATTACTTTAATTgtagttttaaataaatgtgtttttattgtcacGTCATGGAAAATTAGAGGAAGCAACATCAGTTCTTTCAAACGTACACTACCGTTCAAAAGtttgttatattgatgttttcttCGTTgcttcaataatggctattttaacatagataaaaaaaaacagtataattatacaccaaatgtattatttatcatttgaaagagttttagaataattaaacgTTTAAACTTCCGTTTAGTCGATGTCCCCACAGTGTTTCATGACAGCggagaatactgttgtaaccaTTTTTACCCCCAAATACTCTTcggttttttaaatttgttttccagtccagaaaagcgtAAGTGACCCGAGatcatttttgaaccacaacGGTGCAACTGGGCTCCAAATATTTTGGAAAGCCGTTTTTCTCCTCTGTGGTTAGATTGAAccggtttaaactgtgatttgtcagtccGCAGCTCCAGTTCCAGCAGTGCTAACCCTGGACTCACCTGCTgtttctattttgaagttttaagaatagctttgctaaagcaacacgcctgttaattccagcttgcattattgtgcactcgacactgaaacaggaacctgttcctatttaaatctgcaccgactttaatgctaagcttccaATATTCCTTATATTCTTCTGTTTATATATTCCTTATATGCTCAGACggatctttgtctctttctgccctttcagtcgtcagtctggttgaaccatcgtacagcgttttgttctccatgtacgAAACATTATCTATTTGTAAAGAAGACTtacaacctaaaagcatgaaagaccattcagAAACACAGAGTATTCCTCTCAGACATCTGACTGTACCGAATCAAGCTTTTGTTGCAggcgactccaaacttttgaacgGTAGTGTGTATCTCATTTGAGTGAAAATAATAGTCTATTTCTGTGCCTTATGAGCTGAGGGGCATCACACTGACTAATTGCTGCACCTCAGCTGGTTAACAGTCTGGATGGTGTTTTGCAGGCGGTGAGGAAACATTACCTGACAAAGAGGTGGCTGCTGAGGATCATAACAGAGAGAGTAAGACACAAGTATCTTCGTTAACTTCACCCTGCTGCAACATGTAGTTATCCTGATACATATGTTTGATCGAAGTCCCTGATGTCATTGCTGgattattaaacattttggtGGGTTACTTTGAAGAACTGTGCTCCTTGGATAGTTTTGCTTGACCTCTTCGGGCCTCACAAAGGAAAATCACCCTTTATTTGAACTGTTCACAGTTCAAAGACGTTTGCGGCCTGTGACAATCGCAAGTAGACAATGTCTCGTTTAAAGTGGACAACGCTTTCTTTTAAGGGGTTAGAAGGTTCGAACCTTGGAAACCACTGCCTTCTATAAAGACTAACTTTGTAAACTAACAAGTTAAATGTAGTGCAATTAACAACGGTTTCTTTGAAAATGAACGATCATCAAAACTGTCTGTTTCACCAGGAAAAGGATCTGGAAGACAGGGCCTACAGAAATCTACAGGAGCTGGAGGCGTATTCAGAGAACACCCAGTCCTCCTTGATATACCTGCTGCTCGAGTGTTTAGGTAAGGACAGGTGAGGCTGCTGGTAGCGGTAATTATTATAAACATCCCATTTGTTGAACGTTTGGGTAATACACATCCTCTCTGTGGTTAGGTTTGCACATACTGCACCTTTTC is part of the Siniperca chuatsi isolate FFG_IHB_CAS linkage group LG9, ASM2008510v1, whole genome shotgun sequence genome and encodes:
- the ndufaf6 gene encoding NADH dehydrogenase (ubiquinone) complex I, assembly factor 6 isoform X1, with the translated sequence MAAGISAKNGLLSSKTSLYHALHRKISPNNACIQRAAEIQSVRAATSATADSQLNEKYCLELVRSRDYDGFVSSLLLPEEARRSSLALRAFNVELAQVKDSISQKTIGLMRMQFWKTAIEDIYRDEPPNQPVSAELWRAVRKHYLTKRWLLRIITEREKDLEDRAYRNLQELEAYSENTQSSLIYLLLECLGLKDIHADHAASHIGKAQGIVTCLRATPYHSSRRKVYLPMDICMLHGASQEDFIRSSREQNVRDVVYDIASQAHVHLQHARSFSHNVPAAATPAFLQTVVLEDYLQRVRKADFDVFNPSLQNRNPLLPFQLYLRSWKKTY